AGTCAGCATGGAGGCCGGGCTGATGAGTGGCCcttgagcaccaccaccatctccttgCTGGCCTCTCAGGTTGTCCATGCAGCAATTACCCCCACCGAGAGTAGGCTCGTGCCTAGATATCTGCTCATCCATGGTTCTCATGCCTCCATTGTCAGTTTGGTAATTAATTGAAAATGGATTAATATTTGGAGGAACCTGCATGGGATCAGACAGAGTGGAAAGATCCGCAGAATGATTTTCTGGTAAAGCTAAAGACTCCATACTGTCAAGTCCAACTGTAACACCACCATCATTTTGTAAATTTACATCTAACATAGGATCAATTTCCAAATTATAGCTCTCTGTAAAGTCATTGTATTCACTGGGAACTGGAGTTGGGGCATAAGATGAAGGCTGAGACACACAGCAGTCAGAAAATGAGAATTGTTGGTTGACAAGAGGGGTGTTTGGCTGTGATTTTGGAAAAGTTTCTGGATTGCACGATGGCATGTTGAGCATCTGCAAGAGTGGAACTGACTGGGGTCGGTTTGAATTTCCTGAAGGTGCACCGCTGGGTCCTGGCTGAGAGTTGGTCATTACACTAGATATTTCTTGGGCCAATGGATCAGCTGGGAATGCTGGGGGTTGAGGCTGGTAGTGAATAGTGGGCCCAGCAGACATATGGCGACGACGCAAGTCATTAATTCCGCTCCCGACAGGTTGCTTATTTTTGAGCATGTGGTGCAGCATGGAGGCTGATGGAAGCTGTAAGCTCATAGAATCATGCTGCTGATGTACTGAACCATCCTGCACCAGGGGAGACAAAGGAGCAGAAGAGGGTGATGGTGGAACACTTCCAGAAGAGTGTCTAGAGCGAAACTTTCCTCCACGACGGCTTGACATATCATCCGAAGTATATGGAGCATGTCTAAATGCTGGAGCACCCGAAGAGTGACGAGAGCGGCAAGTAGGAGTGTATGGGGTACGCAGATTCTGGCTCGAGTTATGGCGTGATCTTGGAAATAGTGGTGTTGTAATTGGAGACATAAATGGAGTATTGCATTCTGAAGCAACTGGGTAATTAGGCTGATCTGGAGTAAACGGTGTACTGCGGGGTGTCACATAGGTTGAGCTAGTTTGGCCAGAATTATGTCGTGATCTAGGCAATGGGGTATTACGAGGAGACATGAAAGGGCTAGCATTAGCACTAGAGCACTGTGACATACCCTGTGCTTGGTCAAGGTTACTACTTATTGGAGTAAAATTAAACTGTGTCCTACGAGTATTTGGGCTGGGTGGGACTGAACCTACAGTTTGACCACCCATCAATGGGTTTAATGCTTCTCCTCCATCAATTGAAGGCTGAAAACTTACTCTCCGCCTCATTCCTCCAGATATAGATACATCTTGATCTAACATATCTGAATCATTCACAAGAGACCTTGCactccccccaacaccaccctgaGCTTGACCCCCTGGCAGGTTTCTCTGCAACAATTTACGCAGCTCTGACAACTGACTGGACTTCTGCACATCATCCAAGTCCACTGCATTCTTGTGAAAATATTGCATGAGTTCATCTTCTGCCTCCTGATTATTTGTACAGTTATTATTATTTAATCCTTGCTGCTGTGATTCCTTCTGTCCATGATGCTGGGGTGCCGACTCAACTATGGTTGAACCTCCAAAGCTATTGGTTAATAAAGTTTCTGACCTAGACTGGGAGAGGTCCTCTGTCACTCCACTGAGAACATCTGCCCACTGTGAACCCCCTGTAATTGACCCTTGATTACTCTCTGTCATCTTAGGCTGGATGGCTTTAAAACGGGCTTTAGGGGATGTAGTTTTGGGAGCTGTGGAAGGCATGATGAGGAACGTCTTCTTTGAGGGATTTGTTTTTGGAATTGGTACTTTACTACCCAATGGTTTCTTTACTTCTGATACAAAACTATTAACAATATTACTAATGCTACAATTTCTTCTGATTGGCTGATGAGAATGTCCCACATTTGTTATtacactattactactactaaagTTTCCATTCTTCCCATCGACATTAGATTTGGCATCGAGGATCTTATCATCAGTGAGAGAGTCGAGAAAATCTAGTTGCTGTTCTTGCTTAATGGATGCAATACCATGCACACTATTTGTGTTGATGCTAGTGATGTTGTTATGAGCACCATTGGGAAGCTCAGAGGTCAAGCTATCACAGTTGCcattggtggttgtagtggtggtggtggtggtgattgtggtggctaTAGTGGTGGCAGTAGGAAGATGAGCTCCAGAACCAGGACTGGCCTTATTGTTTGTAGCAGTAACCGAGGTTCCATTTGATAGAGTCTCACCCGAGGGATTTCGAGATGCTCCACTGCGTCGTCTAGATTTTGGTCTTTCATTATTACATTTATTTACTGTGGGTTGCTGTTCCTGGAAAAATAAATAGACTTAAAACCTTTGACACAATCAATAGAAAGGTTACAAGAAACTCTGCCAAAAGCATAAAAAAGGAATTACAAACACAGTAttagtaatatataatccatttttACATAATATTTACCTGGTACTCAATAAATGCTGTTCATCTTATTAGCAAAAATacaagatatagatagatagatattatatatatatattatatatatatattatatatatatattatatatatatattatatatatatattatatatatatattatatatatatattatatatatatattatatatatatatatatatatatatatatatatatatatatatatatatatatatatatatatatatatatatatatatatatatatatatatatatatatatatatatatatatatatatatatatatatatatatatatatatatatatgtcgtacctagtagccagaactcacttctcagcctactatgcaaggcccgatttgcctaataagcctagttttcatgaattaatgttttttcgacaacctaacctacctaacctaacgtttttggctacctaacctaacctaacctataaagataggttaggttaggttaggtagggttggttaggttcggtcatatatctacgttaactttaacttcaataaaaaaaaattgacctcatacataatgaaatgggtagctttatcatttcattagaaaaaaattagagaaaatatattaattcagtaaaacttggcttattaggcaaatcgggccttgcatagtaggctgagaagtgagttctggctactaggtacgacatatatatatatatatatactgtatatatattaaaaaaaaagaggccagctttgaatgtaataaaacgcttCCGTCTGGTGGGTCTCTCATAGCATCCCGAGCAACATGGTACAGCCATGTTGGCATAGAACTCCCTCCATTACCTTACTTTTTGTTAGTAATGTCCATGTCTTACAAACCCCATCAGGGCTCTTAATGAATCAATTCTGCTTGCTTACCACAAGCCAAAACTAGAATATGGCTCCCTAAGAGAGAGGCTAATAGTAAGAAGTTTATGATGTAAAAACACAGGCCTCGGTTTAAAAGAATCAACTGCAACTATCAGGCACGACAGAGTGGCCAACGTCTATGCAGTACCTACATGGTcgaggcccgatcctcgaccaggccttttttttttttgttacacatccccaggaagcagcccgtagcagctgtaactcccaggtacctatttactgctaggtgaacaggtgcatcaggggtgacagaaactgtgcccatttgtttccgcttccaccaggaatcgaacccggaaccttaggactacgaatcccaagcgctgtccactcggccatcaGGCTCCCGTGTTGGGTGCTGAGAGTATGCacctgagctgagcattccattTCAATTGATATCTCAAACATCTTTAAGTACAGGAATCCTAGGAGATGTATGGGAAAAGCCAAACATAGATGCAGTGTACAAAAATGGTAGCAGAGGTTAGTTACAGCAAATGGTTAGTTATAGACCAGTATTGTTTACAAATGTTGTAGCCAAAACACTATTAAAAAAGTTAAAAACCAAATGGGTAGAATATTTGGAAAGAAATGACACAAAAACAGACAGTGTAACtctcgaacaggaagatcctgtgtaacaaacctGCTTAGTTTTATGATAGTCAGAGACTTTATAGGAAAGTGATGGTTGGGTTGGCTGtgtttatctggacctaaaagacgcttttgacagtcccacacaagaggttcTTATGGAAACTAAAACATACTGGAGGGTGACAGACAGACTGCTGACATGGATTAAAAATGTTGTGACAAAGATGAAGGCAGTAATTAGAAGCAATGTAACAGACTTGAGAAATGTTATTAGCAGAGAACCACAATTCCACATTACACTAACCAAGCCTTATTTTGAAACTACCAAAATATCTTTTATCAAACGAGCAATGTACCTGAAGCTTTCTTTTCTGTTCTCGAATGTGTTCCCGCTCCTGAAGTTTGCGCTGTAGCTGAAGCTGCGTCTCTCTGTGCTTCCCGCCTGCGGCTCCACTGCTCACCAACACTCCTGCAGAACATTGAAGTTGCTTGTCATTGGTTCAAATAATTTAGCTATCTAGGTTAGAGCTTAAAAAAAGTCTGAAAAATAATCACAGGTAAACAtacagatttttttttaataacactGGTTTGGTTCAGTATAGTAGTCAGTTCACACAGGAAATTGTGTTGCCTGTCTGTCGGTTCTTGACAATTCAAAAGTCGCACCTCAGAAGTGCCAATGTTCATATGTTGGGCAGGGGTCAGGTCATGTCAGGTAACCGTGCCCTGTGCTAAGCTGAAAATTGTAGACAGTTGCCTGTGTCTTTCCTTCACATGAGCTGCATTGTCCTGTGTACTTCCTGGACTGCTGGCCAGTTCCGGCACTATTCTGCAGGTAGCCCATCCTCGTGATTTGACATTAAATAGTGCAattgttttgcctaaccagaaaagTTAGAACGTAAACGACCCATCTAACCTATCCAGGCCAATGCTCATAAAACACTTATATACTAATACTTATACCGAATACTGCGTATTAATACTCTTATACTAAGGTGCTTTAATTTAAAAATGTCAAAATGTAATTTTGACACTTTGGTCGGTTCTGTTAACAAATGTGATACATCAGGTGATAGGACAGGTTGGCAAAATACAGGCGAGTTTCATCCTTTTACCGGTACAGTACATGTATCTTGCATGTGCTTCCGCAATGAGGGACGTCTTAGGGAGCAACAGTGTGGTACACCCCAGACATCACACTGAGTGTATAATACAAGGAAAGCTACTTTTGAGCAGGACACACGGTTGCTCTCGGACCCTCCTTTCAGCCCTTTTTTCCTGTGCTTTGGGGTAAGTTCAAAATTTAAATAGACTTGAGTCAATGGACTCTTGTTATTGTAGAGGTGCTGCCACCCGGTAATGGTTGGAGGACGTAACCAGCTACACCAACAAGTAGTTAGCAAGAGAGctacttatcttgaggttatcttgagatgatttcggggctttagtgtccccgcggcccggtcctcgactaggcctccacccccaggaagcaacccatgacagctgactaacacccaggtacctattttactgctaggtaacatgggcatagggtgaaaaactctgcccattgtttctcaccggtgcctgggatcgaacccaggaccacaggatcacaagtccagcgtgctgtccgctcagctgacCGGCTCCTTTTCTAGACTTGGAGGACTTTCTAATACCAAGTGGCAACTTGAAAGGCTCCGAGCATACGGCATACAGTATGAATGTTTTAGAGAACCCTCGGGGCTGGATTAAGTATTCTCCAGTGACCCGAGCATCAACAGAACCTTACAGGGGCAATTTCCTCTGGTTCTGCTGAGCCAGAGAAAATTGTTGACCATTTTCAGACTGAGCATGATCTAGTCCTTAGAACACATGTGGTCTAGCATAGTGATATCACAACAACATGATGAATCTATGAGAAATATTGAGGCCATATGATGGAATCAAACCCACATCCCTGAGGAGTTTAGTAGGGATTTAGGTTTAAAGTTAACCAAGTGTCCTGCTCAGAGAGGAGCTTAATATATATAGCACACTGAAAGCTTTACATTTAATAACTTATTTAATGATAATGAAAATATTACATAAACATTTCTTAAATTTTAATGAATACCTCATACCAGATTGCAATTTTCCACATTCGAGTTCTAATATTAGCAGCGGCGGTTAAATAAGTGGCTGTACTGGTATGAATTGAGATGATTGTGTATACACTCACCTGATCTCTTATTCAGGAGCTCAGCACTGAATCAAGATCACAGTAAATGGCACATCATGTAACACCAAGCCTTGATGAAGAGATGGGAAGCCAGAGATAGTCAATTAATACAGTCTGACTGGAAGTTGCTTTAAGCCtttcaccactgactcccatacacaataataataaacacTAATACTGTGACACTTGCTTCACCTGAGTGTATAAAAAAGTATGATACAAAAGTTATAAGATAAAATGTAATActtatataaaaattatataagaGCATACCTTGCTTCTGATCTGCGACGGAGAGGAGAGTGAAGGCGGCCATGGATCGGCTATCAACATAGTTCTTCTGGACAAGGTGCAGTGCCAGGTCACGGATACACTCAAACTTCACAGAGCACAGCTTTTCGGCCCACTCCATAATCAGGCAGCTGGCGGCTCGCTCGACCTCGCTTTCATCAACCACACAATCCACGCCTAACTATAGAAAGAATTTCAACAAATGTCAAAATCACTTAATAAAAGGCATATATGGACACAAAATTAATCATTTAGAAAAATTCTAGTTTCAGTATATAGCTGAAATTCATTAATAAAAACTTGTGAAAAGAAAATAGTCTTTTTGTGTATATGAAAAGCCCTTATTTATGGGTGGGTCACTTGCTTTTTTCCTAAGGATAGTTTTCTCCATTTCAAAATAAAGTGTATTATGTGGACTTGGAAGGTGACAGCATGGTACCAACACTGCAGTGAATTTTTTAAGCAGTTACCAGCAGGGTTATAATTATATTAAGAAAGCACTGAAGGATACAATCTAGCTGTAATGATCTTTAAAGTGTCCATTTTAAATAAACTCAAAAGCCCCTCTCCAAGCCTTCCTTAACATCATGGAGATTGCCAAGGAGCACTGGCACAATATCCACCTGGTCTGCCCCACCACTTATACAAGCCACTACCATATATACATCATGACACTTCCAGTCACCCTCCCACACAGTAAGGCACAATACAACATTCTTCTCCCTTTTGTTGAAACTTTTAATACTTTGGGTTCCTGATGACGCTCTCGGCGTCATAAAAACAACATACGCAGAGTGGGTGATGACGCTCTCGGAGTCATGCATTAATTTTTTGTTATTCTTATTCTTAAGTATAAACACCGTGAGTGAGAGAGTTTAACAGTAGATTGTGTGCTCACCGGCAATGCTCGGCATACCTTCTGGTGTGATGCGGGTGGCCCGTTGGGCATACCAGTGTTAAAACAGACATTTTCATGCTAAAAATCTAATCAGTACAGCCTCTCTCCTGTTTCTAACCCACCATAATCACCATTATGCTATTTTCTGTTATATCTCCTAATCTCAATGTGAAGCCTTGCATATATTTTTGGGGATGGTAAGTATACTAATTCCTTATAATTCCCACAATCTTCATTACTACCCTTTTTCTTGTGTATAGGTACCACAATGGTCTTTGTCCAATAGTCAAGCAACTTATCCTCCTACCACAACATCTGACACACATTTGACATTACTTAtgtccaacattgcctcagagtaAGCTGGTTGTTACCATCAAATGGATACCTGTAATAAGTATTTTAAACGTCTTAATTTCAAGATGTTAAACATTGGAAGATAGTTAAAACACCTAAGGATAAGTACTGTATAGACTATCCCTAAAAGCCAGAAGTGTCTTTAGGGGAAAGAATGGCATTAATACTAGTATACTGAAATATGAATTCACAatttcagaatgtttggtaatatgcttATTGTTTGTGATATGTGTGTCGAtgcattttatttatatatatatatatatatatatatatatatatatatatatatatatatatgaacacattGTATTAaacagggtgagaatagcttgagctacttcatccctttgtttgtatttatacctcaataaacttatttcaatttcaattcacaaAATTTAAGTAAAATCCTCACCATATTTTTTTTCGTCATGTTATCATTGAGATCAGGCAAGTCAGGAGGGTCAAGGGCCCATTTCTTACGCAGGCCAGAGTAGCAGTATTTGGAGGCACCTCGCTGGCCAAGCCGTCGTGGTCTCACCCCTGGAAACACCTGCTTCATCACTTTCCCAAAGTCTGCTGTACTCAGAGCCTTGATGTTGTTGAGGGTGCAGTAGTGCCTGAGAACATGGTTTTAATAACTTATTTATGAAATACAattcatatataatatattttgctATAGCCTGCATATAGCTCTGGTATCTTATTCCTCCTTTTTAATTTAATactaatataaactcactcatttcTGTCTTAATATATCCACCATTGAACATACATCCTTTGCTTCACTAGTTCTCCCTATGCCCACAATGTCTGCCAACAGCTTGTAATGGCACAGCAACTTGTCTGGCACAAAAGTAGCTGTGCTTGAAAGGGTGCTTGTTGACACGAGGTGATTGTGATGCAATCCTGGAAATGTGAGTATTTATTGTACAGAACAATACTCATTAGAAAGGTGGAGGCTGGTACATGTTGTACTTGTGTGTGATATTTCCCGAGAGATGTGGGAAGCATTACAAACTAACTTTACTTTACGTTTCTCACAATTTAGGTTTTTCTACTTCCTCAGACACTTCTGTTCATGATTGGTGGTTGAAAATCGAGTAGGGCAAGATTTTGGCCACTTTTCCTTACACCTGCTGTCTCTGTTCGCCTAGAGGTACAGTAATTAAATACCTAGGAGTTGAGCAACTGTTATGGGTTGCACCCTTGGCAAGGCCAGTTGACAGCCTGGGAGGACCTATGAGCCTTAAAAGCTTCCTGTCCTTACAATGGTAAACCATAAAGTACACTCTATACGATATATATAAGTCTACATAGTGTGTATGCTATGGTAACTGGACAAGTATTTTTTCAAGATGTTTCCCAATCCCATGCAAGTGTACATGTGATGTACAGtacactcaacagtcatacagATTAACATCACAATTATATAGGCTGCAGGGTAGCTTTTCAGCAATCCATTAATCATGTAAGACTCTTAAGTGTGGTAGCATTTACCTTACATAAAAACACAAGTTATTCACTCACATGTATTCATTGTAGACCTCACGTTTGGGCAGGGACACCTCACTGTTCATCTCCAAGTGGGTTCGTATCCATGTTATCGTCAACTGTATTTCACAGCGGCTACCCAAGGGATTCAGTGGACTGAAAGATATAATTTGAGGGTTTTTTGGGGGGGCGTGGAAATCATCAGGaaatccatcaacttgcatgctaTCAAGTACAAAGTTTAGTGTTAAATGTTCCAATAGAATACATACCACATTTTCACAGTTCTGAACTACAGATTCTGCAAAATTTATGCAGATGATACTCTAATATTTATGGCAAAAACAAATTAGAGCTATGCTCCGAtaagtatatacagtacagtatatccaagggggAACACTGTACAAATAACGAAGACAGCACACTGCTGAAGAATGTTGGCATATGCTGAGTAAGCAATAAAAGCACGAGTACAgtacatataaaatatatatatactgtgtttatatgtatacagtatatatatattacagtatatatatattacagtatattatgtgtgtatgtgtgtgtgtgtttatatatatatatatttattttacttATAAATTTATTTTGGTGTAAATACACAAACTATACAGATTACAGAAAAGACTAAGTATACACACTGTTTGAGCGGGTCGGTGTCTGGAGGCCTTCCGACGGGCAGTTTGAGGTAGAGTAGGAACTTCTCCACGTCCGACAGCTGGCCAACCTGCTGAACGAGGCTCTCCACCAAGCATTTGCTCTCCAGGCTGAAACACAAGCCTCTACATTATTCTTCTACATTAATACTCCATAATAAAATATAGCATGCCAATAATTACTGTAGTTCCTGAAATATAAGTGCCTTTGTCCCATTATTCAGCACATTACTGTTAATTGCCTATTCAATTATTTATTGAATAGGCAATTAACACCAGTTAATTGCCTATTCTAATTAACTACCAGTTAGTCACTCAGTTATTGAGTGACTAACTGGTAGACTGTACCAAAGTTGAACTCTCCGAtgaataaattcacttgaatgtggatCTGAAAGTATCCTTGCTTAGATCATGCCTCATTTGAATTGATTTTATCTCAAATAAGTACAGTATCTCTATAGCTGCTTATATAGTATTTATGAATTATCTCCCTTATGCTTGtacttcttatcctgaccccttccaagtgctatatagtcgtaatggcttagcgcctttcctgataattcccttccttccTTATCACTTTACCTAATTTAAATGTCATTTACCATACTAGTCAACTTTGAGTACTAAGCCTGGTCTAAGCCTTAAGAGtctaataaaattaacgaattgttAACAAAACAATTAACAAACTCGTGGATATCCAACACATGTTTCTAAGCGATTTTTTAAAGTAAGTAAATACAATAATGAGTGATGTGTTACATACGTCGCCCGAGGAGTGAAGTTAGCAACGTGTGAGAGGTGACACATCTAGCAGGAAGTGCAGAGATACGTGTGCGTGTGTAGTGCAACCAGTAGGGTGTCAATAAGTACACGGAGAGGATTGATAGGCAGTACCGGGTTGCTACAGGGAATGTAAATGAGGACAGAGTGTAATGAGTTCAGGCTCAGGTGGTGGAAGGGAAGTGAAATGAAAGGAATTGTTATAGGAATGTTGTAAAAGGCtgaaaatttataaagtaatgtaTGGTAAATTGAACAATATTGTCACATTCAGTTAAACTTTAAAGCATTTCTGCAATGCAGATTAAGTGCAGGAAAAATTATTAAAGGAGCTAGGAagaaacaaagcagttggcccagatggtgtTTCATTTTGGGCTCTAGTTGAGCACTCCCATTTCAATTGATACTTCAGACATCCTTAAGTACAgaaatattacattacattacattatttatatattatattatataatatatacagtataataaaaaaaaaaaatatatatatactgcatatactgtatatatatatatatatataacttttgtgtatatatatatatacacactatataaCTACACTTTTGTAATTACACACAAAGAAACAATACAAGGCAGAAGATGTGTAAGTGGCCAAGATTGCAGTCGTCAGATATACCCCGAGATACACCTGATCATCTATAACCTTGACTGCTTCAAGTAGGCTTCTCCCACAATCTCCCACACTCGTCACAGCTCAGCATTGTCTATTTCAACACCCATTTCTTCTTCTAATCAGTTGTAATTTTTTTATAGTAAACATAAGCAATAGTGAAATTACAAAGCTGGTTTGTAACCTTGTTTTAAAGCACTAAATAATATATTATGGCATTCTAATATTAGAATGCGATTCTTTAAAGAAAAAGTTACAGACTAGCTTACTGTTGTATATGCTTATTAAAAAAATTTATGATAATGATTTGGAGAAATGGTGTTGGAATTGATAGTGACGAGTCGTGACGCGCGAGTGAGAGAGATTACAGGAGAGAAGTGTCATGATATTCTCCCACCAAGGCTGACTGAGGTACAGTATATCTCCACAGCCCTGAAAGTCTACCAAACAATGTTATACTGTACAAGTTTTGTAGAGTAAATTTCACTTTATCTTATACCATTAAAACTGAAACTGTCGCTCAAGTACTAGTTGTTGGCATACTTTTGAACCTTCTCAAACTTAAGTTTTGTGCTTTACTAGATATGGACATCATGTtggaactgcatactccaggattggtctcacacatgtggtatacagggttctaaaTGATTGCTTACACAAGTCTAAAGGCagatcttatgttggccaacctcgcATATGCAGCTGATGATGATGCAGTCCCCCCGTGGTGAAGTGGCAACACACTTGCCTGGCACTTCACGAACGCTTCGTATCCtgactggggaggatttacttggtgccaatccttaactgtagcctctgttaacccagcagtgaatgggtacctggttattaAATGATTCAGCGAGTCttattccggggaatattaggattaaggacttgcctgaaatgctatgcgtgcgttACATACgtcgctgtacaagaatgtaagaactcttgtactgtATGtacttatgtatatatacacatatatatatatattattactttTAATCGTAAAATACaaattcaagtacgtttattgagacaataagatagcactcaaaaggatagagtagcttaggctatttctaccattCCCATAAAATACATATCACATATAATCATACATGAAATTAAACGTAACTACCAGTAATACAAAATACGTATTTGATggacattccttcagtttgtcctagtcatcttgtagtctcttgctgtcttcttctgtcttaattcttttcataattttagcatcttcAACAAACTTTGAGAGAATGAGGCTATACAATTATTTGGGTATCGAACCTGGGTCCTTAAGACTATGTCCGCTCGGCTGTGTGTTTATTATatgggaggaaagggaggggggtaaGTTTAATTGCTTATTTAATCATTTATCTGGCGCTGTAACATGGAGGCTTGGAGAAGCATGGGCTGGAGAGTGCAAGGGTTAGATGAAGTAAAGGTTAGAGGAACttaagtgagggggagagggcacACAAGTATGTCAGAGAAGGTATCTCAGCAACAAGGAGTGACCCCGCA
The DNA window shown above is from Procambarus clarkii isolate CNS0578487 chromosome 65, FALCON_Pclarkii_2.0, whole genome shotgun sequence and carries:
- the LOC123771080 gene encoding mucin-4 isoform X3: MKQVFPGVRPRRLGQRGASKYCYSGLRKKWALDPPDLPDLNDNMTKKNMLGVDCVVDESEVERAASCLIMEWAEKLCSVKFECIRDLALHLVQKNYVDSRSMAAFTLLSVADQKQGVLVSSGAAGGKHRETQLQLQRKLQEREHIREQKRKLQEQQPTVNKCNNERPKSRRRSGASRNPSGETLSNGTSVTATNNKASPGSGAHLPTATTIATTITTTTTTTTTNGNCDSLTSELPNGAHNNITSINTNSVHGIASIKQEQQLDFLDSLTDDKILDAKSNVDGKNGNFSSSNSVITNVGHSHQPIRRNCSISNIVNSFVSEVKKPLGSKVPIPKTNPSKKTFLIMPSTAPKTTSPKARFKAIQPKMTESNQGSITGGSQWADVLSGVTEDLSQSRSETLLTNSFGGSTIVESAPQHHGQKESQQQGLNNNNCTNNQEAEDELMQYFHKNAVDLDDVQKSSQLSELRKLLQRNLPGGQAQGGVGGSARSLVNDSDMLDQDVSISGGMRRRVSFQPSIDGGEALNPLMGGQTVGSVPPSPNTRRTQFNFTPISSNLDQAQGMSQCSSANASPFMSPRNTPLPRSRHNSGQTSSTYVTPRSTPFTPDQPNYPVASECNTPFMSPITTPLFPRSRHNSSQNLRTPYTPTCRSRHSSGAPAFRHAPYTSDDMSSRRGGKFRSRHSSGSVPPSPSSAPLSPLVQDGSVHQQHDSMSLQLPSASMLHHMLKNKQPVGSGINDLRRRHMSAGPTIHYQPQPPAFPADPLAQEISSVMTNSQPGPSGAPSGNSNRPQSVPLLQMLNMPSCNPETFPKSQPNTPLVNQQFSFSDCCVSQPSSYAPTPVPSEYNDFTESYNLEIDPMLDVNLQNDGGVTVGLDSMESLALPENHSADLSTLSDPMQVPPNINPFSINYQTDNGGMRTMDEQISRHEPTLGGGNCCMDNLRGQQGDGGGAQGPLISPASMLTLNALNRSGLSLENVSGGGLEEDFQPTLGDLGDQEVFNSLVLDVNKD